Proteins encoded by one window of Corynebacterium amycolatum:
- the tpiA gene encoding triose-phosphate isomerase, producing MARTPFIAGNWKMNLNHLEAIGVVQKLAFALPKEYYDKVDVAVIPPFTDLRSVQTLVEGDKLGVTYGAQDVSVHESGAYTGEISSSMLAKLGCTWVVVGHSERRDMHAEDDELVAKKAKAALREGMNPIVCVGEPLEVREAEEHVEYVVSQVKGSLANLTNAELAKTVIAYEPVWAIGTGKVASAADAQEVCAAIRETIAEIADETIAKEMRILYGGSVKAENVAEIVGKPDVDGGLVGGASLDGEAFAKLCALAADAAQNA from the coding sequence ATGGCACGTACACCATTTATTGCTGGTAACTGGAAGATGAACCTGAACCATCTCGAGGCTATCGGTGTGGTGCAGAAACTCGCGTTCGCTCTGCCGAAGGAGTACTACGACAAGGTTGACGTCGCCGTCATCCCACCGTTTACCGACCTTCGTTCGGTCCAGACTTTGGTTGAGGGCGATAAGCTCGGCGTTACCTACGGTGCTCAGGATGTCTCAGTCCACGAGTCCGGCGCTTACACTGGCGAGATTTCCTCCTCGATGCTGGCAAAGCTCGGCTGTACCTGGGTCGTCGTCGGTCACTCCGAGCGTCGCGATATGCACGCAGAAGACGATGAGCTGGTCGCAAAGAAGGCTAAGGCAGCACTGCGCGAGGGTATGAACCCAATCGTCTGTGTCGGCGAGCCACTGGAGGTCCGTGAAGCCGAAGAGCACGTTGAGTACGTTGTCTCTCAGGTCAAGGGCTCCCTGGCTAACCTGACCAACGCTGAGCTGGCCAAGACCGTCATCGCTTACGAGCCGGTCTGGGCTATCGGCACCGGTAAGGTCGCATCGGCTGCAGACGCGCAGGAAGTCTGTGCAGCTATCCGTGAGACCATCGCTGAAATTGCGGATGAGACTATCGCCAAGGAAATGCGTATTCTCTACGGTGGCTCCGTCAAGGCCGAGAACGTCGCTGAGATCGTCGGCAAGCCCGACGTCGACGGTGGCCTCGTCGGTGGTGCTTCGCTCGACGGTGAGGCATTCGCCAAGCTCTGTGCACTTGCTGCAGATGCTGCTCAGAACGCCTAA